The DNA window TGCTTAACTAAATCAAAAACAAACGACGAATTCAACCAGCCTGAAAACCCAAATAAAAACCGAGTGGCATTTATGACGCTTTGGCTGAATTAATGAATGAATCGTGGTGGACATGGAAATGGATTTGGAGTTCGGCTTTGGAAGCTGACAAACTTAGAGTGAAATGGTTGTGAAATAGTTATAGCCATGGTAATGGTCCAGATGAAATAAAAcattccaatttattttttttgtagtgctCGATTCAAACGGGTTTAAATTaagctttaattttaaactagCTTTTTAGTTGTCTCAGCTAAAAGACAAGCTCGGGTAAGTGGCGCCATCTAACAGATGGTCTGCTCAAATTTCTTAGCCAACAGATGGCGTAAGTGAGTGTATTATACGTGACATGAATAGATTatgttttatgtattttactttaaaataataatatgtaaacataaataaaaagataattctattataatgaaaatactagacattattaaaaatttgcaGATAGGGAATAAAGAAACCCTTAATTCTTGAACAGCTTctaaaggaaaatattttacatgtCCAGAAAGAAATTTTGGCAGTTCTTATGGTAATCTAAAGCAcctttataaaaatatatcaaaatatttaaaattgaaatgatttTGAATCATATGGAATGAGCAATTTAAGTCTTGCTATCATTCAATCCAACTCTACCTTATTTTATCGATTGTCCTTGGCAGCATTTCCATAGAAAAAGACCCAGAGACTCAAATAAATATAGATCAAAGTCACTGAAGCTAATGACGTATGAGCAATGCACAAACACAGCATTGGGGTGTCGGCGATTTAAAGGGGTTAAATGCTCCCCTAAAATTCAACAGGTGAGCATGTGGGTGGAATATCTATGTTTGTGGGTGATGGAATGGTCTTCGCTGACTTCACTGACCTTAAATCCCATTTTAAGCCCGTATTGTGGAAAATTGCTACCCTATTTTGCGATTCGCATTGATTAAATCAACTTTTAAGCCTAGATTATTATGCGATTAAATCCACTGCATTTGTGTGACTGACTGCGCATTTGAGattgtttttctttacttGTGCGTTTGTCAAGTGCAGTTTGAAATTCAAGTTGCCTAATAACTTAAAACCCCAAGCAGCTTTAATGGCCATAATTCGTCTTTGGCCGCAGAAGAGCTAGAAGAATCCGAAGGCAACAGCCAAGAGGAGTGTCTAGgtgttgttgccattgcttttgttgttatGGCGGTgttaatgttgttgttgcagcacCACTATTGACATTATTGATGGAaattcttttctgtttttacgGGGGGAAAACGGAATGAAGAAAGTAAAACTTGACGAACCACTGACGAACTTCAAATGCTCTGATGCTTTTACCaatctaaattatttttaaatttcccaATCTTTAAGTACTGATTACaattcttttctatttttattagttaGTTTATAGATGTTTCCACCTTGCCTTTTAATTGATATAAGGAAGAAGTCAGCCATTTTGGGTAAGTAAAAACTATTTGTGACTTGAAAAgtgctttatttattattaatggACTATGTCTTGTTTCATAGTATTACTACTTTCTGCGGATAAGTAGCAACGCGCGCTATTTACCCTTTCTTAGCAGCAAATGAAAGCCCAACGATGAGGTCGCTTATGTGGACAGGTGCAGTGGCCAGGTAAATTcaggtgtgtgcgtgtgcgtgtgtttgccTCCGTTTTCATATGCCGTCCGTCTGTTTTTCGAATGCAGCCCATAAACCAATACCCATACCCAAACCCATACCAACACCCATAACCAGGCCCAAACCCAAAGCCAGAGCCATGGCATATCCATATCCCCCGGCTTCTGGGCCTAAACGAACAGTTATGCAAATCGAGAAGAGGCGCAGCTCCTCCCCCTCCTTTATCAGTCTCCCACTCGAGCGGTatactttacttttttttttttgtgtgtgtttttgtgtgtatttagCGCCTAATACCCAAGTTTATGTCGCTTAATTATAGACCTTAAACAGCCGCCGCGAACCGTTGGCCTAACATGCTAATCGGCAGACTCGGGAGCTAACCCCTTTTCCCATCCTGGCGGCGGTATCGAATGACCTTCTTCTGATCTGAGACGCCACTTGATGATCGATGAGGGGATAGCTTGGAAACTGTAGTAGCTTGGGAGCGGAAATCCGCGATGCGAATACTTTTGTTAGCCCAAACTGGTAATCGATAGTTCGCTTCAGTCCCACATCAATTGCCGGCCTTTTAGAGCCGGCTATTAAGCGGATTTGGCCAATTCGGTAGCGTACAGATTGGAAAAGAATCGCTCGTAGATCTGCTTTTAATAAGGCTTAAATGGCTCTGAGCGGGCACGATTAATTCGCCATAAAAGTGTGGCTTTAATTGGCCGACGAGTGGGAAGCATTAACTAAGGAAAGTGTTTGGCAAAAGAGCAGAATATGAATAGACCACCGACATTACACTGCTAGGAATCAGGAATACTCTTATCTGTCTTATTTTCTGCATGATTGATTTGGCAAGTAACTCCGTGtaaagtatttgtattttaatattgataaaataatctgaatttattgatttctaGTTCTATTTCTGAATTGCTaccatacatatgtatgtatatgtacatatatactataaaGTTTTTCACCTGACATTGACAGATAAGAGGGAAACAGGCACTTTGCCCTTTGCACTACATTTGAATGCCAAACGGACTGCAGTCAGAAGTATCCACCCGAAACAATGGGTGGGCGTTTAACAAGTGGGTGGTTTTCCAGTGGGTGGCTCTGCTGTGGGCAGTAGTTGTCCTTCACATGCCCTCTTACCTATGACATTAAGCGAAGCAAATTGAGTGACTGACTCGATTATGCCACTTGGTCAAAGTATTTGCTGTCCTATTCGATTACTGAGTGCACTCATAATGCATGCAATTAAGCGGAAATTTTCAACCATAATTGCAATAATTAATGCAGACCgtgaaataatttttaaagcgAATTAACATTCTTACTTCTtgttaataacaaaaaacaaaaaaatgttatttcatACTATCACTTAATGCACCATGATGCTCTCTCGCGAAATCCCCTTCTCATCTCTtcaactctctctctctctctacaGCATTTAACACCCACAACAGTAACAGCAAAAGCGCGATGGAGACATTCCCCCACTTGTTGCTCTCAGAGAGCCACTTCTGTGGGAGAGGAGACCCAGTGgggagagagcgagagcgtcCAACTATTTAAGCCACATCGCAAGGCAACTCGTGCTCAATCTTTGTTTTCGTAGCGCGGCGGTCGCATCGGAGTTGAGAACTCGAAGTAAAGGTGAACGAAGAATTCGATAAATACAATTGAATAGTTTTGAATATGTTGCGGTGATTTTTGGATTTGCATACCGGTTTTCGATAAGCGAATTCATTAAAACATGTTATGTTTAAATATCGAGAAGTGTTCCAAAGTgcgaaacaaacaaatttaacaaCAAATCTCCAAAGCGAATCACAAACGTGAGAGACACAGTAAATGTATGAAGTGTGCAAATATGAAGTGATATATATCCATAACATATAAATAGCAaccaattatttattttcttatcaGTGTGTACATTATATTTTCATaaagcacaaataaaattcGGTGAAGACACTAAAAAATTCATGCTTAAAGTTAAACTGAAAGCtaaacacttttttttcgatgaagttgcatttttttatatgaatGTTTTTACTGATAACTGCGCTTACAACAAaaacgagtgtgtgtgcagtTGCAATGAAGAATGTGCTAGGCAAAtaaggcaaacaacaaacatatAACTGTAACTGAAACCCCACACTGGGAAAATAATCAgccaagaaaaatattttgacgTCTGtcaattattgaaaaatattctctTGTAGTCAAATATTCTtggaattaaattaaactctaaaaataaaagatcaGTAGAAAGCTTTTGAAAAAATCGTAACATTTCTtatcttattttgttttaataaactgtaatttaaataaaaatgtaataatctttttttatttttttctgtgctttCATAAGGAAAATACAGATAATGACAAGTTGATTGATTTGCGCAAAGGGAATTCGAGACACTTAAGATTTAGCCAAGTTCAGTGAGCAAACGCCCTAATGTCAAGGTCTTTGGCTTGGGGATCGGGTTTTAGACTAATGGACTTGACCCCCATTTTCTGGGGCTCTACGAAATCCGCAGCTTAAGTTACCAGAAAAACATATTTACTCACTTGGAGCTGAGGCCTTTTGTCTCAAGTTGCAACATGTgctgaaaaatacaaaatattatatcaattaagtttaatttttccaATTCTTGATGTTTCTCTAATCGTGCTTAGTAACCCCAAAAAACTAACGACAATTCGCATAAACAAACACCATAAAGGAAACGTTAAAAAAACAACATAGtgtaaaaaaaagtttagCAACCGCGAAAACGACTTACGAATTTTCACAACAACTTGATGTTTTGTAACGGAGTTTCAAGAAactggtaaaaaaaaaaactttattgtgaattcttctgctgcttctcCTTTGCAAGTGCGGCAAAAATTTTGTGGCTCTGCGGATTTATTAAGAACATCAAGTCACGGTAAGTTGTGCTCATTATTTGGTTGGCTATTTTGAATGCAATATCTTCCGCATGATTCACAAGGGGAATGCAAATCAGAGGCTGCCCTTTAATGAATCAGCTATGAAGCTACTTGGAATGGCCTACATTTAGTTCGGTGAAATTCACTTGTGATATAAATACGCAGAACTACATAAATGCAGCCATTGAATTGTAAAGAATTATTCTTgaaatatcaaatatatagCAGGTCTTCGTTCTGACCGCAACTTACATATATGCTGCTACTACATATATCATTCACATATGCATGCAAATGGTATGGAAGACTGGTACTGTCAGCTGTCCATCATTGGCTAAGATCGAAACTAAGCCATTTCGAGTTGAACAAACCCAATCGCAATGCTGTCGAAAGCGAGAGGCACGGGTACGTTAACTCCATAATCCGACCACTCTGACCACTGTGATCTAATGCCGCTGAAATCGCACAAGGTTGTACTTGTGTACGAACCCGTGTTCATATgcagatacatacatatttacatgtATAGTACTCGTATGTGGTCCAATACATTCCGATTACGGTTTCGCTTTCAAAGTCGACTTAAACTTGGCATTCGGCACCTGTTGCGGTCAGAGCAACACTCGCCTACACTGTCGCACAAAGTTCGGATAGAATTGAAGAGAGAGCTGAAAATGATTTGTGGTCGCAAATGCTGTCTGTTCTGCCTGTTCATGAGCTCCTGGGGCTTCATAATGCTGAATCTGCTGGGCATTTTCTTCTACGTCCAGTCACTGATGCTCCTGGAGTCGTTGCCCTTGGAGCACCAGTACAACAGTATGGAGAGATTCAAGGAGGAGGCAGACGAGGCCTTCAAATACGTCTCCACCCGGTGCTTTGTGGCCGCCGTCATCTATCTGGGATTCATCTTAATTGCGATAGTGGCCATCCGCCGGGATAACAAGAGGAGGAAGCGTCTCTACAAGCGGGGAGCAATGCGAACACTTCGTTGATTTGTGTGCTCCAATGATTGGTTACGGaataaactatatattttcatGGTTCCAATTGCATTTCACCCACTCAGCGACGTCCACCCACTTGTTGGTTCGGATCGAGAGAACCAGTTTGTTGACCGCATTCTGCGATTAGCCTTAACTTCTTTATCGGCTATCCACTTTTCGAGTCTGGCCGACTGTCCAACTGTCCACTCTGTCCACTCTGTATTATGCATTCGTCTCGAGCAACCGATTTTTGACAGCGCACGTGACACCTTCTCCGAGGTGTGTTCTTTTTTGGGCATCATAAATTTCCGTGAAATTCTCTTTCCGAAACATGCTAATGGGGTGTGGGTTCCCAGTTCTGGCTATTCTGGGTCACTCTGGGTGCCCCCTACTTCACTCTGCTCTACTCTATTCTAGTCCGGGGTTATGTATCTTGTTCTTATCGACCGGGCTTTTGTGTCTTACACGAAAACCGTTGTGTAAATTATCGTACACGATTTTCTAGTTGCACTCTTGTGTATCTGACTTGTTATCACCAACCAAGTGCAGTCTGCTGAAGTCACTGCATTTTTTCGGGAACTCGGGTTAACTGATTTGGGGTTCTGGCAATACTTGGGAAGTAttctaaattattaaaaattcttATGCagatgtatatttatatgtaccTTTATCTTACAAGATCAAACGGAAGCAGAGATCTTTAAAACACGATTCTGGACTGTACTGGCTGAATTCAGGAACATTTGATATTGACATCAAATTGAGATTTTTAAGTTTGTGACGcgtaaaaaattttatattttagtaGGCAAACACTTGGCCAAGAAAATCAAAGTTTTTCCAAGACCACAAAGGTCCAGAGAAGGGAAGTGAAGAGCAAGTACTATGTCCCGATTTTTTATAGCCACCAAAGAGCGGCTCCAGAGGGGGTGTAAGTAGAAGCCACGGTTTGAAGAAGTTCAGGATTATGAACTCCCTTCAACGCAGAATAAAACCATCCTAAACCCCCAGTTCGCTTTGGCCAGATGTTGATCCACAACACTGTTTCCCAGCAAATGGCCGCTAAGACGCCTCCTGCGCCAGCAAAAGCGGGCAAGGCCAAACCGCTGCCACCGCCGTCCACCAATCCACCACCCAAGTGTCCGGGTGGCGACAAGGATATGAAACGCAAGCCGGGCTACTTTGCCAGTGGTGGTACGCACGCTGTGCTCAGTGACTGCCCAAAGCCGGAGGGCGACTTTATGAAGGCCTGGTCCGCCAAGAACAGCCGCTATAACCTCTTCCTCATCTCCGGTGTCCTGGCAGCAGGGGGAACCTTGGGCTATGCCTTGTCGTCAGGTGGGAATAGCAACTCATGTTTTCTGCCTTCTGTACCATTTAATCTCAGGTGTCCTCTGTCTGAATTGGACCATTCCCGAGTATCCGTACAACGAAGACGAGATGGAGGATTTTGAGATCGAAGAGGAGCGCCGGCGGGAGGAGAAGGAGGCGCGCGAGGAGCGCCACCAGGACGCAGTGGAGGCCAGGGAGCTGGGCATACGGCGTCGCCGAGCCAAGGAGGCCATGGAGAGGGAGGTGGACCTGATGCAGCGCGACATGGACGGCGGCATCACAGACGCCGAGTTGGATGAGCTGCAGCACCTGGCCGCCGAGCGCGAGGCCTTCGAGCTGTGGGAGAAGGACGAACTGAAGCGGttggaggagcaggagaaggagcgcGAGAAGATCCGGAAGGAGAAGGCCAAGGTCAAGGCCGAAAGGGACAAGGAGCGCGAGAAGAAGCGGAAGGAGAAGGAGGCGCAGCTCgagaaggaggaggcggagCGCGAGAAAGCCCGCGAAAAAGCGCGCAAGGAACGTGAAAAGGCgcagaaggagaaggagaaggaaaaggagaagGCCGACAAGGAGGCCGAAAAGGCCAGAAAGGCCGGATAGTATGCCCTTATACTTCAGTTCAATTTACTTTGCCAGCAGTAACACCACAACAGCTAAGAAAATTCTTCAATCgggcaaatggaaatcaatACCCTGAGAGTAAAGCCCCCAAAAACACAGGATATACTGTTCAATAAAGAATCAAAATTGGTTGCTGTTGGCCGTCATGTTCTGCATTAGATAATGCGGTGTTTTGTGTTAATATCATATATTGATGATTTGATATCATATATAAATGATATAATATCATATATTGATGAGATTCCTCTGAGAAGATTGGTTGGTCGTTACAAGTTACTTCTAATTTTTGAGGCTCTGACTTTTTAAGCTTAACCAGACTGGAGGCACTCAAGTTTTAATCATGCCCAATCCAGATCCCTGGCAGAGTCtaattacatatttgtgtTGTGCCACTTTATAGACTACTTAACTTGCCACATGCAGCCACTTCCAGTGCAATATAGCCAGCGTTCTGTTTCGGACCAAATGAGGTGCaataacaaaatgctggaTGGCCCGAAGACCATAGATGTACGTATGTTTTATGCATTTAGAGTCAGTCGGGCACTCAGTGAGCTGTAGAGGAAATGGCTCATTGCATGTAATCAAAAGCAGCGAAATTGTATCTCGTAGATAGCATACGCATAGAGTGGATTCAATTGTGGCTACCATTACGCATCAAAGTGCGATCCAATGTTCGCATAACAACGACCACTTGTTGTTCGTCGCAATAAAGTGAGGTTCTTTCTCCGATTGGCCtcagttttggtttggtttggcagCCCCTAAtctatttaatgaaaattcGCTAccgatagatagatagatataaAGCGTTTCCCCTTGCGCACCGCCGACCAGAGATGTatctgcatttgtatctgctGTGCTAAGTGTGCCGGCTTGTGCGCACATAATGAATCACAATCGTCGTCAGTTAAGCCAGGCTTATCATTAATCAAAttagctgcagcagcagcgactaCAACAAAACACTTGCTTGTCTGACAccgcgttgcagttgcagttgcatctTCCAAGTGGCAATGCGGCACAGTGGGCCAGATCGGCAGTGTAATTAACTATTAACATGAGTGGCTGCGATTGTGCCACAAATGAGCAATTGCCGAGAGCTTATCAAATGGAGTAGAACAATCAATTAACAGCAAGGGGCACAACAAATTCTGGTCCATTGCAGTTCACTGACCCGTTGAAGCGATCTCAAAATCAGCGTGATTCCTATTCGATTTTGGGAGTGGTTTTCCAATGCGTCATGGGTTCTAATTGTATTTCTAAACATGTCGTAAATCTCCTTGATGCTAAAGCGTTGGGCAATTAATGCAGTTCAGTTTGGATTGATGGCTACTTTTAGGGAAAGAATCTTAACTGAAAACACTAGTTATGCATTAGATATATATTAACTTATCATTTATATATTGTATCCTAACAAGCAATAATAACCACGGTGCGGTGCCCACACATGGCCAGTCCGCTGAAGCTAGCTAATTTATCACTGGCATTCACGCTTCGGTATTCCCTATTCCACCTATATCCATACCCATATCCATATCAGACCCCAAGCCCAGCCCCTCCCCATCGTCCATTTCTGACTGCGAGTGACATTATTACTGTCACACTGTGTCGCCCGATGCAGCTCCTCTGCCTTTTATAATGCATTTATGCTGCAATTTGTTTGAATTAGCGGCTCGCGGGCCCCAACTTGCCGCGGATCGGAGTGGCTGGAGCCGATGGAGCTGCTTGGACATGGGGAAGTGTGCTGCGGAGGCGGAGTGGCGCAGTGTCACCGGTTTAGTGGTTTATTTGGGGCGTGTATCCATGCATCTATGCCCGTACCCCACTCGGCCTGGTACAAGTATCTTATGCAAGCAGAGCtcgaaatcaaaaaaaaagagctaGAGATTGGTCTAAAGTAAAAGTAGCTGCATTTACCCAGTTGCAACACCGCCAGATGAAAGCTTCCGGGCAGGGGCGTTGCCCATGGAAATGggacgctgctgctgcttagACCGAGGAAATTCCAAAAGTAACTGGAACTCATTTTCATGAAAATCCCCTTGGATTTCCATCTGCCATCTGTCTGGCTTAAAACAAAGCATTTATCTTACATTTATCTCTAGCAAATATGCGTTTTCAACGGAGTTCATGAGTTTACACTATACTCTATATCGTGCCTTATCGAGTCTtacatgtaaatatttgcatcaGTGACCGGATTCTGGGCTGTGATAAGATTTACAGCAGCATTTACAACCTAGAGATTATAAACCAAGCTTTTATTTATGGTAGGCTTATTCATGAAGATAAAGTAGGAATATAGAAGAATTTTCTCTTTAGTATACTCtgaaaaactaaattaaaagaaGTTGTATTGCATTTAGCTTTTAATATCCATTCCATTTTCTTAGTTCCCCCTAGCTTAAGTTCTTTCACAATGAATTTTCAGTTCATTGACGGGGAAAGCGCCCTGCCAACTCTAATTGGAACTCTCACTTGATAAGCGTTAcagtaaataaacaaattggcCAAGTGGTTAGTGGCTGCTTGGCTATTTGGCTTGGAGCTGCCTTTG is part of the Drosophila yakuba strain Tai18E2 chromosome 2R, Prin_Dyak_Tai18E2_2.1, whole genome shotgun sequence genome and encodes:
- the LOC6531581 gene encoding ribonuclease kappa-A is translated as MPLKSHKVVLVYEPVFICRYIHIYMYSTRMWSNTFRLRFRFQSRLKLGIRHLLRSEQHSPTLSHKVRIELKRELKMICGRKCCLFCLFMSSWGFIMLNLLGIFFYVQSLMLLESLPLEHQYNSMERFKEEADEAFKYVSTRCFVAAVIYLGFILIAIVAIRRDNKRRKRLYKRGAMRTLR
- the LOC6531582 gene encoding histone-lysine N-methyltransferase, H3 lysine-79 specific, whose product is MSRFFIATKERLQRGFRFGQMLIHNTVSQQMAAKTPPAPAKAGKAKPLPPPSTNPPPKCPGGDKDMKRKPGYFASGGTHAVLSDCPKPEGDFMKAWSAKNSRYNLFLISGVLAAGGTLGYALSSGVLCLNWTIPEYPYNEDEMEDFEIEEERRREEKEAREERHQDAVEARELGIRRRRAKEAMEREVDLMQRDMDGGITDAELDELQHLAAEREAFELWEKDELKRLEEQEKEREKIRKEKAKVKAERDKEREKKRKEKEAQLEKEEAEREKAREKARKEREKAQKEKEKEKEKADKEAEKARKAG